A section of the Deltaproteobacteria bacterium GWC2_65_14 genome encodes:
- a CDS encoding nucleotidyltransferase translates to MDKNAVVEIVDRFRKGLEARGIRPEKVILYGSYAKGVATAVSDIDVVVISSDFSGKGFWERVEILSDVIYEMFAPLDAVALTPDEWERGDSFVVDFARNGEVLFAA, encoded by the coding sequence ATGGATAAAAACGCAGTTGTAGAAATCGTCGATCGGTTTCGCAAGGGCCTTGAGGCGCGGGGTATACGTCCGGAAAAGGTCATATTGTATGGATCGTACGCTAAGGGTGTCGCTACGGCAGTGAGCGACATCGACGTGGTGGTCATTTCCAGCGATTTTTCCGGCAAGGGGTTTTGGGAGAGGGTAGAAATCCTGAGCGATGTCATTTATGAGATGTTTGCGCCGCTCGATGCCGTGGCGCTGACGCCGGATGAGTGGGAAAGGGGAGATTCCTTCGTCGTTGACTTTGCGCGAAACGGAGAGGTCCTCTTCGCAGCG